A part of Brassica rapa cultivar Chiifu-401-42 chromosome A05, CAAS_Brap_v3.01, whole genome shotgun sequence genomic DNA contains:
- the LOC117134334 gene encoding myrosinase 4-like — MEIPKAHFSLAILVILFAVSSSQNVATPACKAKEPFNCDNPLTFNRTSFPKNFTFGAATSAYQIEGAAHRALNGWDYYTHRYPEKVPDHSSGDLACDSYDLYKEDVKLLKRMKAQAYRLSIAWSRVLPKGRLIGGIDENGIKYYNNLINELKANGIEPYVTIFHWDVPQTLEDEYGGFLSRRIVEDYKNYAELLFQRFGDRVKFWITLNQPYSLASKGYGDGSYPPGRCTGCEFGGDSGTEPYIVGHNQLLAHAKVVELYRKRYQKLQGGKIGTTLIGRWFTPLNENSIRDTAAAKRAFDFFVGWFLDPLVYGRYPKIMRQMVGNRLPKFTPQESKLVKGSLDFLGLNYYVTQYATTAPRSTQPNVITDARVTLGYYRNKVPIGVQAPSFVYYPPGIRQILNYIKNNYGNPLTYITENGVADLDTGNLTLPDALADNGRIQNHCSHLSCLKCSIDDGCNVAGYFAWSLMDNYEFGNGYTLRFGMNWVNFTNPADRREKASGKWFSKFIIKQ; from the exons ATGGAAATTCCAAAAGCTCACTTCTCTTTGGCCATTCTTGTCATTCTCTTTGCGGTTTCAAGTAGCCAAAATGTTGCCACCCCGGCCTGTAAGGCTAAAGAACCCTTCAACTGCGACAATCCCCTTACATTCAACCGAACTAGTTTTCCAAAGAACTTCACTTTTGGTGCGGCTACTTCCGCCTACCAG ATTGAAGGTGCAGCACATAGAGCACTTAACGGATGGGATTATTACACTCACAGATATCCAG AGAAAGTTCCAGATCACAGTTCTGGAGACCTTGCTTGTGATTCGTATGATCTTTACAAG GAGGATGTCAAATTACTGAAAAGAATGAAGGCACAAGCCTACCGGCTCTCAATAGCATGGTCTAGGGTCTTACCAA AGGGAAGATTGATAGGAGGGATTGACGAAAACGGGATCAAATACTACAATAACCTCATCAATGAGTTAAAAGCAAATG GCATAGAACCGTACGTAACAATCTTTCACTGGGATGTTCCCCAAACTCTAGAAGATGAGTATGGAGGTTTCTTGAGCCGGCGTATAGT GGAGGACTACAAAAACTATGCCGAGCTTCTATTCCAGAGGTTTGGAGACAGAGTCAAATTTTGGATCACTTTAAACCAACCTTACTCTCTTGCAAGCAAAGGTTATGGAGATGGATCGTATCCGCCTGGTCGGTGCACTGGCTGTGAATTTGGAGGAGATTCTGGAACCGAACCTTATATAGTTGGACATAACCAACTTCTAGCTCATGCAAAAGTTGTAGAATTATACAGAAAAAGATATCAG AAATTACAAGGTGGTAAGATAGGAACGACCTTGATCGGGAGATGGTTCACCCCATTAAACGAAAATAGCATTCGCGACACGGCTGCTGCAAAGCGAGCATTTGATTTCTTCGTCGGAtg GTTTTTGGATCCACTGGTCTATGGAAGATATCCAAAGATAATGCGACAGATGGTGGGAAATAGATTGCCCAAATTCACACCCCAAGAATCAAAATTAGTCAAAGGATCACTTGATTTTCTAGGGTTGAACTATTACGTTACTCAATATGCGACCACCGCACCTCGTTCCACACAACCTAATGTCATAACCGATGCAAGAGTTACTCTTGGAT ATTATCGCAACAAAGTACCTATTGGTGTTCAG GCGCCTAGCTTCGTCTACTACCCTCCAGGGATCCGTCAGATTCTTAACTATATCAAAAACAATTACGGAAACCCACTTACCTACATCACTGAAAATG GAGTTGCTGATCTTGATACCGGAAACTTAACGCTGCCAGATGCTCTTGCTGATAATGGACGAATTCAAAATCATTGCAGCCATCTTTCATGTCTCAAATGTTCTATCGA TGATGGATGCAACGTAGCAGGGTATTTTGCATGGTCTTTGATGGATAACTACGAGTTCGGAAATGGTTACACTCTCCGCTTTGGTATGAATTGGGTCAATTTCACTAATCCTGCTGATCGAAGAGAAAAAGCTTCTGGAAAATGGTTTTCTAAGTTCATTATCAAACAATAA